The Bacillus marinisedimentorum DNA segment AGGAAAACGTTTCGTTTGTTTCCTTTGATGAAATCTATGAACAAAATAGCGGGTTTGAGGACGTGTACCGGGAAATAACGGACCGTCTTTTTGCTGTGGCAGAAAAAAAGGATGTCGTCTATGCTGTACCCGGCCATCCGCTTGTTGCCGAAAAAACTGTCCAAATGCTGCTGGAGGAAGCCGGGGAAAGAGAGATCCGGGTCCGCATTTCGGGCGGACAAAGCTTTCTTGATCCAATGTTCGCCGCACTCGGGGTCGATCCGGTTGAGGGATTCCAGCTTCTGGATGCCACTGATTTTAGGACGCACTTCATCCAGATGGAACAGCACGTGATCATTACGCAGGTATATGATGCTTTTACCGCTTCCGAAGTGAAATTAGGCCTGATGGAAAAGTATCCGGATGACTACGAAATCGTGCTGGTTACCGCTGCTGGAAGCAGCAGCGAACGGATCAAACGTCTTCCGCTGTTCGAACTCGACCGGGAAGCGGTGGTCGATAACCTGACAAGCGTTTACGTTCCGCCAGTGCGGGAAGAAACTCTCCTTTACGGCGAGTTTTCCAAGCTCCGTGAAGTGATTGCCGCTTTGAGGGGTCCTGATGGCTGCCCATGGGATAAAAAACAAACCCATGAATCGCTGAAAAAGTATCTCGTCGAAGAAACATATGAGGTTCTTGAAGCGATTGACGAAGAGGATGATGACCTTCTTGCCGATGAATTGGGAGATGTACTACTGCAGGTGATGCTGCATGCCCAGATTGGAGAAGATGAAGGCTGGTTCTCGATCCGTGATGTCATTTTGGCACTCAACTCAAAAATGATCCGCCGCCATCCGCACGTTTTCGGGGAAGCCACCGCTGAAAATGCCGAGGAAGTCGTAGAGAATTGGGAAGCAATTAAAAAGGAAGAAAAAGGGGAGAGTCCCCGCGAATCCCTGCTTGACGGCATTCCAAAGGGCCTGCCGGGATTGTACCGGGCTTATGAACTGCAGAAAAAAGCGGCAAAAGTCGGATTTGACTGGGACACATCAGCTCCTGTCTGGGAAAAGGTCAGCGAGGAAACCGAGGAATTCCGTGCGGAAATCCAGGCTGGGAACAGCCGGGAAGCGAAAAAAGAGTTCGGCGACCTATTGTTTGCCCTGGTGAATCTTGCCAGGTATTATAAAATTGATCCGGAAGATGCATTGCGCATGACGAATGAGAAGTTTAGGCGGCGGTTCCGTTTCATTGAAGAATCGGCAGCTGAAGAGGGTAAAGACCTTGCAGACATGTCCCTGGATGAAATGGATGAATACTGGAATAAAGCAAAATCACAAGGGTATTAAGAAAATTTTCATAAAAGAAAGAAGTGGTGAAACATGCGGCTTGATAAGTTTTTGAAAGTATCCCGCCTCATAAAAAGACGGACGCTTGCCAAAGAGGTGGCTGACCAGGGCCGGATTACAATAAACGGCCAGAAGGGAAAGGCAAGTGCCGATGTGAAAGTCGGCGATGAACTGGCAATCAAGTTCGGGCAAAAGACGGTGACCGTGAAAGTCGAAAGCCTGCGTGAAACGACAAAGAAAGATGAAGCGTCACAGCTGTATACCGTCCTGAAAGAAGAACGGAATGAACAGGAAAGGCCTGAATCATAGGTAAGGATTCAGTTTTAAACTACAAACTATTATCACGGTGTTTAAATCCGCTAATCAAATAACAATCAAATCACACGGAAAAACGGCCAGAGTCTTTGAACTGCTGGCCGTTTTTTTAGGCTCCATTCCATAAAAGCATCCATTAGGGTGATAATCTCAATTCCTATATCCAAAAGAGGTGGGAAAAAAGCAAGATGTATTTTGGTTTACGGAAAGTTCTGCAGTATTTCCCGCTTCTCCTCATTTTCATTACAATTACATTTCACCCATTACAATAGGTTTAAATAAGGCGCGTCTGGCACTAACGGACCTTTTCGCTTTCCGAATTGTTTACTATTATTTTCAATATAACCCATTTCGTTATAAATAAGCGGCCTGTACGTGCCGATAATAAAATTGAAGACTTGCCGGCGGATAGCTTGTTCTATTCTCCACCCCCTTTTCATAAAAATAACATTGAGAAGAGGGGGATGATTATGGACCGTTACTATGACACTAATACGGTGTACAATCCGAAAACACAGGATCATGATGTGGTCATGCGCGGACGAAAGACACTCGAAATAACCGGCGTCAAACAAGTCGAAAGCTTTGATAATGAAGAATTCCTGTTGGAAACTGTCATGGGCTTCCTGTCCATCCGCGGTGCGAACCTGCAAATGAAAAACCTTGATGTCGACAAAGGGATCGTCTCGATAAAAGGCCGGATTTATGATATGGCCTACCTGGATGAACAAAATGCGGAGAAAGCTAAAGGATTCTTTAGCAAGCTTTTTAAATGAGCCTTTCCATTCAATTTTCTACCATGTTTGCCATGGTTCTGACCGGGGTATGGATAGGTGCGGGTTTTGATACATTCAACCGTTTTTTGCAGCGGAGCAAACGCAAGCGCTGGTTTGTTTTTTGCAACGATATATTATTCTGGGTCGTCCAGGCCCTCATTGTATTTTTTGTGCTTTTTACAGTAAATGAAGGGGAGCTCAGATTTTACATCTTTGCTGCTCTTCTTTGTGGTTATGCTGCCTATCAGTCACTGATGAAACAGCTTTATACAAATGTGTTGGAACGGATGATTTCGCTGGGCAGGCGTATCATTTCGATTCTCATCACCCTGTTTACCGTTTTAGTGGCCAGGCCCGTGCAATGGCTCACACAGGCGGCTGTCGCCATTTCTCTATTTTTCCTTCATTTTGTCGGAGCTGTTTTGTTGTTTTTGCTGAAAGTGATCGTAACACCGCTGAATTGGTCGAAAGTCCTGTTATGGCGGCTTGTCCCTGTAAAAATAAAGAAATTTATCCATACTAAAGCAGGAAACGCTAATAAAATAAAGAATAGGTTAAAAATAATATTAGGCAAGTTTCGAAGATAGGAGGACATGAGATCCCATGGGCGGACCAAAACACAACGTATCAAAAATAGAATCAACCTATGTGAAACAACACGAATATGCAGAAAAACGCGCCCTCCGCAGGAAAAAAGGGTTGGTGAGAAGGCTTGTGTTGTTTGGCATTTTCGTCTCTATTATCTCTGTTGCCGTCATATCCACACTCATCTCTCAGGCTGAAGCCATGAATGAAAAGAAAAAAGAGAAGGAACAGCTTGAGGAGGAGCTTTCCACGCTTGAAGGGGAGCAGGAAAACCTTAAAGAAGAGATCAGGAAACTGAATGATGAAGATTACATTATAAAAATCGCCCGCCGGGATTATTTCCTGTCCAACGATGGAGAGGTTATTTTCAAGCTGCCTGACTAAATACCGCCTTATTGACACTTTATTTCCTGAATGAGTATAATAAGAGAAACTGATTACTTTTCAAAACTTAAGGAGGAGCATTTTTTTTATGTCAATCGAAGTAGGCAGCAAGTTACAGGGTAAGGTTACGGGCATTACTAATTTCGGTGCTTTTGTGGAGCTGCCGGGAGGGTCGACTGGCCTTGTGCACATCAGTGAAGTCGCAGACAACTATGTTAAAGACATCAATGATCACTTGAAGGTCGGCGAAACTGTGGAAGTGAAGGTCATCAACGTTGAAAAGGACGGCAAAATCGGCCTATCCATCAAACGCGCCAAAGCACCGGAGAAAAGGGAGTCATCAAGACGCCCGCAGCGTCCGCGTCAAAATTTCGAATCATTCGAGCAAAAGATGAACCGTTTCTTGAAAGACAGCGAAGACCGGCTTTCATCTTTGAAAAAGCATACAGAATCCAAGCGCGGGGGTAAAGGCTCGAAACGAGGCTAACTTGCTGCTGACGGCATATGCTATTTCTCTATAGAATATAGTAGCACCCTTTCGCGGGGTGCTTTTTCTTTTTTCCCCCGGAAGAGGATGCAGAAGTAGGGATCCTGGAAGCAGTCCATTCAATTGATTTTAACTATTGACAATAAAAGTGGATTTGGGTACTATATATCTTGTGCTTATTTACTAAGGAACATGGCGGTGTAGCTCAGCTGGCTAGAGCGTACGGTTCATACCCGTGAGGTCGGGGGTTCGATCCCCTCCGCCGCTACCATATAAGGCCCCTTGGTCAAGTGGTTAAGACACCGCCCTTTCACGGCGGTAACAGGGGTTCGAATCCCCTAGGGGTCATTACAGAATGCCTGGCAATTGCCAGGCATTCTTTTTTTGTCGTTACGGAAATTATAAAATGTAAGCGTTATCGATAAAAAGCCAGAAGGGAATCGTCCAGCTCCAGGCGCCAGCGGCTATCGTGATAAGCGGTGATCCCCTCTGGGAGGAAAGAGCATCTCCCTGCGGGTACCCCGCCTTGCACATTTGTTCCATTCAAAAATGAAGCGAATTGTTTTTGAGTGCTTTCCTTTTCATGCTTTTGAAAAGCAAATGGACTGCTATGGCTGCATTGCAGATGAAAAAAGGCAGATAAAACGGGATCCCTGCTGATAGTTCGATCTCAAAGAAAGCCGGCACAGTTTGGAATAGGGCATGCTGAACGGTATAAGCGACGGTAAATAGGGTTGGATAAAATGCGAAAGCGGCAATGATGACATTGGCGTTGATTCCTTCCGGAGCTTCCAGTTTTGCATCTCCTGTTGACAGCTTATCTTTGCCGTTTGCATGTATGGGTCCTTTGTTTTTTAAATAGATGAAAGGAATCAAAAGAACAGCAGCCCAGTAGAAATATGCAGGATATGAACTGAAATCAAATACGTGTAAGTCAGGCATGATCATCATGCTCAGCACATAAACAATCAGCAAATACGCCGTCACAAGCAAAACGGATCCGGCAAACTTCAATAATGTCTTCAACCCCACCCCTCCTATGCAAGCGCCTATTTCCATTTTATTACCTTAATAACCGCGTTGTCTTCTTTTTTATGACATTTCGTGAGAACCTCGTAACAAAATGTTTATGTACGTCAACCTGGACGTTATCTTTGTCGAGATTATTAAATCGATAATCAATTATTGACAATATTGTGAAAATTGTGTGAAAAACAAAGAACGGCAAAATGCCAGGTCTCACAAAGGTTTGTATACTTTGCGACCAAGGAATACGAACAGATATTTCCATTTGAATAGAACCATTGCAAATCAGAACCTTGTTTAAACGGTAAAGAGTTTGGCAGGTTCAATGGAAACCCGTCGAAGAGTTTTTGTTTATTAGCAGGAGGTTTGACAAAAAGTTGGAAATGCCTGTGATTAAATGGAAACCAACAGAAAAAAACGTTGGGGTGGTGCTAATAATGGAAAAAGCGGAAAGGCAGTTTTTTGAACCGCTCGGGGGTCTTGGTGTTGTAAAGAAGTCTCAAATGCTTACGGACAAAATAGCGAAAGGGACAGAACGGAAGCTAGTGGAGATCTTCATCCAAAAAGGGCTTTTGATTGTCATGATCGGTTTTTTGCTTGGACGAGCTGTAGTCTTATCCAATATTACACCGTTTGCGCTGCCTTTTTTTGCGGCAGTTTTCATGTCAAGGAGGGATAAAAGCCTTTATGTGATGCTCGCCCTTGCCATTGGGGCAGTGACAAGTTCGTATACGACAGCTGCATACATTACAGGTTCAATCCTATTGTTTCTTGCAGCGTTCGGGGGGCTGGTGAAATCGGCTGACACCCGGCTGAAGCTCCTGCCGTTCTTCGTGTTTTTCTCTGGAATGTCGGTACGGCTTCTTATCACGTATACGGTTGCCGGGGGCTTGACGGAACTGGACTTGATGATGGCAGGAGTCGAATCAGGACTCAGTTTGATCCTGACGATGATTTTTCTGCAAAGCATGCCGCTTTTATCCATAAAGAAACGGCGCCAGGCTTTAAAAAATGAAGAAATCATTTGCTTTATCATATTGCTTGCTTCTGTCATGTCCGGAACGATCGGCTGGCAGGTGATGGACATGTCCGTCGAACATGTTTTGTCCCGCTACTTCGTCCTGCTGTTCGCTTTTCTGGGCGGTGCAGCGATCGGTTCAACTGTCGGCGTTGTCACAGGTTTGATTATGAGCCTTGCCAACGTCACCAGTCTTTACCAAATCAGCCTTCTGGCCTTTTCGGGCCTGTTGGGCGGTTTACTCAAGGATGGGAAAAAAATCGGCGTTGGATTCGGACTGATGATCGGCACAGTGTTAATCGGGCTGTATAACCAGGACGGAACAGCGCTTTCTGCGGGGCTGATGGAATCAGCGGCTGCTTTTGCACTGTTTTTATTGACACCCAGAGGATTTATCCTGCAGCTTTCGCGTTTCATCCCCGGAACCCCTGAGTATGCCAATGAGCAGCAGCAGTATTTGCGCAAAGTACGTGATGTGACGGCTGGCCGGGTTGAGCAATTTTCGACCCTATTCAAAACATTGTCTGACAGTTTCACACAGCCGGGCGGGGATCAAAAAGAGGAAAGCCGGGAAAAGGAAATAGATTATTTCCTGAGCAATGTCACCGAAAAGACATGCCAGACGTGCTATAAAAAAGATACGTGCTGGACGAGGAACTTTACTCAAACATATGAGCTTATGAAAGAAACTATGCAAGAAAGTGAAAAAGGGGAGCTGGAATCCAACCGGCAGCTCATGAGAGAGTGGGACAATCACTGTGTGAAACCGATGCGTGTCATCGATAAAATAAATCAGGAACTCAACTATTACCAGGCCAACCAGAAACTCAAGAAACAGGTGCTGGAAAGCAGGAGGCTGGTGGCTGACCAGCTGATGGGCATTTCCAGGGTAATGGGAGACTTCGCCGAAGAGATCAAGAAAGAAAGACAAAACCATTACATCCAGGAAGAACAGATCTATGAATCACTTGAATCTCTCGGAATGGAAATCAACCAGATTGATATTTTCAATCTGGAGGAAGGGGATGTTGATATCGAAATCAGCATACCCCATTGCAACGGGACCGGGGTCGGAGAAAAAATTATCGCCCCGCTCCTTTCAGATATATTGGGAGAAACCATCATTGTGAAAAAGGAGGATTGTGCATCTTTTCCGGCCGGTCAATGCCAGCTTACACTTGGTTCAGCAAAAACATTTGTGGTCGAACCCGGGGTTGCCTGTGCCGCAATGGGGGGCGGATGGGTGTCAGGTGACAGCTATTCGACAATGGAAATCGGAGGGGGTAAATATGCAGTAGCGATCAGTGATGGGATGGGCAACGGGGAGCGGGCCCATATCGAGAGCCACGAAACGATTAAGCTCCTGCAAAAAATTCTCCAATCAGGGATCGAAGAGCGGGTAGCCATCAAGTCGATCAATTCGATTCTTGCTTTGCGAACGACAGATGAAATTTTTTCAACGCTTGATCTTGCTGTCGTCGATCTCCAGGATGCAACGGCGAAATTCCTGAAAATCGGCTCGACGCCCAGCTTCATTAAACGGGGAGGGAAAGTGATGAAAGTGGAAGCGAGCAATTTGCCGATCGGAATGATCCATGAATTCGAGGTCGATATGGTCAGTGAGCAGCTCAAGGCTGAGGATCTATTGATCATGATGAGTGATGGCATATTTGAGGGTCCGAGAAATATAGAGAACGTCGACTTCTGGTTAAAACGAAAAATCGGTGAGTTAAAAACAGACGATCCGCAGGAGATTGCCGATCTCCTGCTCGAAGAGGTGATTCGTACGAAAGAAGGCAATATTGATGACGATATGACAGTTGTCGTCGCGAAGATCAAGCGCAACATACCGAAATGGGCGTCGATTCCGGCGTATAACAAAATTAATCTCTACCGAAAAAAAGCTCAGTAAGGCCGCCTGACATGGGGGTGGCTTCTGCCGCCTGCTCTCCCGCCGTACAGCGGTGAAAATTTTTTGTATAATTAACGGCCTGTCCGGGCACAAAAGTATATTTCCTTTCCTCTGCGTCAACAATGGATGCAAAGAGGAGGTTCAGAGGATGAGGAAAGGAACATTAAAACAAATTTTGCTGATAACGGACGGCCATTCAAATCAGGGCGAGGATCCTGCAGCAGCAGCGGCATTTGCCCGTGAGCAGGGCATCACTGTCAATGTGATCGGGGTGCTTGAGCGTGACTCCATGAGCGAAGAAGGCATGAGGGAGATTGAAGACATCTCCATGTCAGGCGGAGGCGTAAGCCAGGTTGTATATGCGGAAAAACTGTCCCAAACTGTGCAAATGGTGACAAGGAAAGCAATGACCCAGACACTTCAGGGGGTGATTAACCAGGAACTGAAACAAATCCTTGGGAAATCACAGTCGATGGAAGATTTGCCGCCTGAACAGCGCGGCGAGGTAATGGAAGTGGTCGATGAGCTCGGGGAAACCGTCAGCCTTGAGGTGGTTGTGCTTGTCGATACAAGCGCAAGCATGAAAGAGAAGCTTCCGACTGTTAAAGAAGCCCTGTTAGACCTCTCAATAAGCCTGAATGCAAGAATGGGATCAAATCAATTTGCTGTCTATGCATTTCCCGGGAAAAGAAAGGATGTTGAAAAGCTTCTTGACTGGACTCCCAGCCTGGACAGCCTGTCAAAAGTGTACCCTAAACTTGCTTCAGGCGGCATAACGCCGACCGGACCGGCAATCAAAGAGGCGACAGCTCTCTTTAACAGGAAAAAATCAAAAAGGGGTTTCCTCTCTGATGATGAATCCTACATCGAAGAATCCGGCCTATGAACTTACGCCCGGCACCAGCGTGCGGGGGAAATGGCACGGTCAGACATACCGGGTCATCAAAAAGATTGGATCTGGCGCAACCGGAACCGTCTATCTGGTTGCGTGCCGTCAGGGGCATGGGGCATTGAAAATCAGTGAGAATGGGATGTCCATTACATCGGAGGTGAACGTTCTTAAAAAGTTTTCCCGGGTCCAGGGCCAGCCCCTTGGACCTTCTTTGCTTGATGTTGATGACTGGCAGGCAGGAAAAGGGGATGCATACCCATTTTATGTGATGGAATATATTCAGGGGACCGGCTTTTTTCCTTTTATTCGGGCAAAAGGGATGGAATGGGTGCCGATTTTAATGATGCAGCTGCTTGGCCACCTGCAATTCCTTCATGACAATGGCTGGGTATTCGGGGATTTGAAACCCGAAAATACCGTCATCACAATGAACCCGCCCCGGCTGCGCCTGATCGATGTGGGGGGCACGACACTTATCGGCCGGTCAATCAAGGAATATACCGAGTTCTTCGACAGAGGGTACTGGGGTCTGGGCAGCCGCAGGGCAGAGCCTTCATACGACCTGTTTTCTGCAGCCATGTTTTTTGTGAATACTGCCTATCCAGCGAGACTCACCAGGAAAGAAGGCGGAATCGCACAGCTCCAACCGCTTATCATGAACCATGCAGAACTGAGCCCGTATGCAGGTGTCCTTTTGAAAGCCCTGGAGGGTAAGTACGGGAGTGCGAATGAAATGAAAGGGGACTTGATTGAAACAGCGAAGAAAAAAGAAGCAAAGGGAGGCAGGCATAGTTTTTCTTCTTCACCGGGGAGCCGCACAGGCAGGAAGTCAGTATCCGGCAAAACAAAGACGAAGAAAAAAAGTCCTGCGCGTAAGAAAACCTTTCTCGGTCATATGTTTGAGACAGTTTTACTATTTATATTGATATTTGTTGTTTATTTTTTGTATTTGATGGTGTGATTTATG contains these protein-coding regions:
- the mazG gene encoding nucleoside triphosphate pyrophosphohydrolase, translating into MARTITVAGLGAGDADQMTVGVYRLLTGSEHLFLRTKEHPAVQVLEQENVSFVSFDEIYEQNSGFEDVYREITDRLFAVAEKKDVVYAVPGHPLVAEKTVQMLLEEAGEREIRVRISGGQSFLDPMFAALGVDPVEGFQLLDATDFRTHFIQMEQHVIITQVYDAFTASEVKLGLMEKYPDDYEIVLVTAAGSSSERIKRLPLFELDREAVVDNLTSVYVPPVREETLLYGEFSKLREVIAALRGPDGCPWDKKQTHESLKKYLVEETYEVLEAIDEEDDDLLADELGDVLLQVMLHAQIGEDEGWFSIRDVILALNSKMIRRHPHVFGEATAENAEEVVENWEAIKKEEKGESPRESLLDGIPKGLPGLYRAYELQKKAAKVGFDWDTSAPVWEKVSEETEEFRAEIQAGNSREAKKEFGDLLFALVNLARYYKIDPEDALRMTNEKFRRRFRFIEESAAEEGKDLADMSLDEMDEYWNKAKSQGY
- a CDS encoding RNA-binding S4 domain-containing protein, yielding MRLDKFLKVSRLIKRRTLAKEVADQGRITINGQKGKASADVKVGDELAIKFGQKTVTVKVESLRETTKKDEASQLYTVLKEERNEQERPES
- the yabP gene encoding sporulation protein YabP codes for the protein MDRYYDTNTVYNPKTQDHDVVMRGRKTLEITGVKQVESFDNEEFLLETVMGFLSIRGANLQMKNLDVDKGIVSIKGRIYDMAYLDEQNAEKAKGFFSKLFK
- the yabQ gene encoding spore cortex biosynthesis protein YabQ, translated to MSLSIQFSTMFAMVLTGVWIGAGFDTFNRFLQRSKRKRWFVFCNDILFWVVQALIVFFVLFTVNEGELRFYIFAALLCGYAAYQSLMKQLYTNVLERMISLGRRIISILITLFTVLVARPVQWLTQAAVAISLFFLHFVGAVLLFLLKVIVTPLNWSKVLLWRLVPVKIKKFIHTKAGNANKIKNRLKIILGKFRR
- a CDS encoding septum formation initiator family protein; this translates as MGGPKHNVSKIESTYVKQHEYAEKRALRRKKGLVRRLVLFGIFVSIISVAVISTLISQAEAMNEKKKEKEQLEEELSTLEGEQENLKEEIRKLNDEDYIIKIARRDYFLSNDGEVIFKLPD
- a CDS encoding S1 domain-containing RNA-binding protein codes for the protein MSIEVGSKLQGKVTGITNFGAFVELPGGSTGLVHISEVADNYVKDINDHLKVGETVEVKVINVEKDGKIGLSIKRAKAPEKRESSRRPQRPRQNFESFEQKMNRFLKDSEDRLSSLKKHTESKRGGKGSKRG
- the spoIIE gene encoding stage II sporulation protein E; protein product: MEKAERQFFEPLGGLGVVKKSQMLTDKIAKGTERKLVEIFIQKGLLIVMIGFLLGRAVVLSNITPFALPFFAAVFMSRRDKSLYVMLALAIGAVTSSYTTAAYITGSILLFLAAFGGLVKSADTRLKLLPFFVFFSGMSVRLLITYTVAGGLTELDLMMAGVESGLSLILTMIFLQSMPLLSIKKRRQALKNEEIICFIILLASVMSGTIGWQVMDMSVEHVLSRYFVLLFAFLGGAAIGSTVGVVTGLIMSLANVTSLYQISLLAFSGLLGGLLKDGKKIGVGFGLMIGTVLIGLYNQDGTALSAGLMESAAAFALFLLTPRGFILQLSRFIPGTPEYANEQQQYLRKVRDVTAGRVEQFSTLFKTLSDSFTQPGGDQKEESREKEIDYFLSNVTEKTCQTCYKKDTCWTRNFTQTYELMKETMQESEKGELESNRQLMREWDNHCVKPMRVIDKINQELNYYQANQKLKKQVLESRRLVADQLMGISRVMGDFAEEIKKERQNHYIQEEQIYESLESLGMEINQIDIFNLEEGDVDIEISIPHCNGTGVGEKIIAPLLSDILGETIIVKKEDCASFPAGQCQLTLGSAKTFVVEPGVACAAMGGGWVSGDSYSTMEIGGGKYAVAISDGMGNGERAHIESHETIKLLQKILQSGIEERVAIKSINSILALRTTDEIFSTLDLAVVDLQDATAKFLKIGSTPSFIKRGGKVMKVEASNLPIGMIHEFEVDMVSEQLKAEDLLIMMSDGIFEGPRNIENVDFWLKRKIGELKTDDPQEIADLLLEEVIRTKEGNIDDDMTVVVAKIKRNIPKWASIPAYNKINLYRKKAQ
- a CDS encoding VWA domain-containing protein; translated protein: MRKGTLKQILLITDGHSNQGEDPAAAAAFAREQGITVNVIGVLERDSMSEEGMREIEDISMSGGGVSQVVYAEKLSQTVQMVTRKAMTQTLQGVINQELKQILGKSQSMEDLPPEQRGEVMEVVDELGETVSLEVVVLVDTSASMKEKLPTVKEALLDLSISLNARMGSNQFAVYAFPGKRKDVEKLLDWTPSLDSLSKVYPKLASGGITPTGPAIKEATALFNRKKSKRGFLSDDESYIEESGL
- a CDS encoding protein kinase domain-containing protein, with the translated sequence MMNPTSKNPAYELTPGTSVRGKWHGQTYRVIKKIGSGATGTVYLVACRQGHGALKISENGMSITSEVNVLKKFSRVQGQPLGPSLLDVDDWQAGKGDAYPFYVMEYIQGTGFFPFIRAKGMEWVPILMMQLLGHLQFLHDNGWVFGDLKPENTVITMNPPRLRLIDVGGTTLIGRSIKEYTEFFDRGYWGLGSRRAEPSYDLFSAAMFFVNTAYPARLTRKEGGIAQLQPLIMNHAELSPYAGVLLKALEGKYGSANEMKGDLIETAKKKEAKGGRHSFSSSPGSRTGRKSVSGKTKTKKKSPARKKTFLGHMFETVLLFILIFVVYFLYLMV